The following proteins come from a genomic window of Gottfriedia acidiceleris:
- a CDS encoding alpha-ketoacid dehydrogenase subunit beta: MAQMTMIQAITDALRVEMKNDPTVVVFGEDVGVNGGVFRATEGLQAEFGEARVFDTPLAESGIGGLAIGLGIEGFRPVPEIQFFGFLFEIMDSIAGQAARMRYRTSGRFTSPITFRSPFGGGVHTPEMHADSLEGLMAQTPGLKVVIPSTPKDAKGLLISSIRDNDPVIYLEHMKLYRSFREDVPEGEYTIELGKADVKREGKDVSVFAYGAMVHAALKAAEELEKDGVSVEVVDLRTVHPLDIEAIVASVEKTGRAVVVQEAQKQAGIAANVVAEINDRCILSLEAPVVRITAADTVYPFSEAETVWLPNHKDVVEGIQKVLNF, translated from the coding sequence ATGGCGCAAATGACAATGATTCAAGCTATCACAGATGCATTACGCGTTGAAATGAAAAACGATCCAACTGTAGTAGTATTCGGGGAAGACGTTGGAGTAAACGGTGGTGTATTCCGTGCAACTGAAGGTTTACAAGCAGAATTCGGTGAAGCGCGTGTATTCGATACACCACTTGCTGAATCAGGAATCGGCGGATTAGCAATCGGTCTTGGAATTGAAGGCTTCCGTCCAGTACCAGAAATCCAATTCTTCGGATTCTTATTCGAAATTATGGACTCAATCGCTGGTCAAGCAGCACGTATGCGTTACCGTACGAGCGGTCGTTTTACTTCACCAATTACTTTCCGTTCACCATTTGGTGGTGGGGTTCATACACCAGAAATGCACGCGGATAGTTTAGAAGGATTAATGGCTCAAACTCCTGGTTTAAAAGTAGTTATTCCATCAACTCCTAAAGATGCTAAAGGTCTTTTAATTTCATCTATTCGTGATAATGACCCTGTTATCTATTTAGAGCACATGAAATTATACCGTTCATTCCGTGAAGATGTACCTGAAGGTGAGTACACAATCGAATTAGGTAAAGCGGATGTTAAACGAGAAGGTAAAGATGTATCAGTATTTGCTTACGGTGCAATGGTTCACGCTGCATTAAAAGCTGCTGAAGAATTAGAAAAAGATGGCGTATCAGTAGAAGTTGTTGATTTACGTACTGTTCATCCATTAGATATCGAAGCGATTGTTGCGTCTGTTGAGAAAACTGGACGTGCAGTAGTTGTACAAGAAGCACAAAAACAAGCTGGTATTGCTGCAAATGTAGTTGCTGAAATTAATGATCGTTGTATCCTTTCATTAGAAGCACCAGTTGTTCGTATTACTGCAGCTGATACTGTATACCCATTCTCTGAAGCGGAAACAGTTTGGTTACCAAACCATAAAGATGTAGTTGAAGGTATTCAAAAAGTTTTAAACTTCTAA